Within Equus przewalskii isolate Varuska chromosome 9, EquPr2, whole genome shotgun sequence, the genomic segment TTCTCAAATTGTTTATAGAGACCGAGACCCCACACACCCTGAGAACAGCCAGCCTGGATACTGTTCAGCTTGTAATTCCCAGCATCCTTGTCCCCACAGCCCAGTGAAGTGTAGGTATTATCACTGTGTTTTAGATGAAAGGACCACGGTGCAGAGGGCTGAGGGAGTTTGGGGCCGCAAGGTTGGTGAACTGCAGGGCCAGGACTCGAACCCGTTCTCAGAGCTCAGCTAGGCTCTGAGATCTTCAGGATGGGAAAGAGGCAGATgccagagagaggaggctggagctgCACCCACTGGGAACCAAGGGACAGCGAGCTGGTCTGCTGTGGCTTCCATGGGAtggtgagggggaggggaggagagggagagcagTGCCTCCAGGGTTCAGGGAGCAAAGGGCGAAGGGCAGTGGAGCAGTTTTGTGATTCTGACTGGGAAGCACCTGGAAGCACCTGAGCCTGTCTGTAGACGGGGAGGAAGGAGCTGGTTCTGAGGGAGGGCtgcagaggaaggggaagaggctAAGAGACGCATtgaggtggaggggctggggctggaggagcgcaaggaggggaggaaggagggagagcagggatgcaggttggggggaggggtgagaaCAAGTGGAGTAGCCTTAGTTTCCTGACCTGGGAGGCTGCTGCGGGATAGTGAGGCTGGCAGTGAGAATTTCAGGACACTGGCACGCCAAGCTGGCCAAGAAGCCAGACTTTGGGGCCAGGGAGTTTGCAGTGGTGTTGGTCCAGCCTGCTGGAGGTGAGGCAGGTCTGGCCCAGCCCCTGGCTCAGGCATCCCTAGGGCAGTTGTGGCCGCAAGGGAGGCCAGGAGTGTAAGAATGTTCTGGAAGTGGTCAAGGGATGTTGGCAGGAAGGATCGCGGCCCAAGAGGGAAAGAAGGTAGAAGACTGAGAGGCACTGCTGGCCAACAGGGCGAGGTGCACGCCAGGCACTGGCGCCCTGGTGAGGTCAAGGGGCTGGCTGCAGCAGCACAGGTATCGGGCCCTGTGCTCGGACGCTACCTGGCTGACCTCACCAAGTGCTGAGATAGCCGTCAGCCCCCTTCTGTGACTCAGAGAGCTGCCTTGCCCACATGCCACCacaactttccttccttcctgcagcAGAAGCACCTGTGCACAGACCAGGCTCCAGAGAGGCCCGTGAACCACCTTCCAGGTCTGTCTGGGTGAAAAAACACCCCGCGCCCTCACTCACCCCCCTGCCTCTCAGGTTGTGGTCTGAGAGAGGGAGCCGGGGAGCACGGTTTCGGGGTGCAGCCATCCCGGGAGATGGCACATCTGGGGTGTGCCCCTGGTGGGGTGATGACGGCAGCAtggaggggctgggtggagcaAGAGGGAGCTGGTCCTCCCCTGAGCTCACCCAGCAGCTCCCGTCATCCAGCCTCTCCTGATAACAGGACTCTGCGCCATGTCaatttatagctgaggaaactgaggtgcacgCAGGTCAAGGGCTTGTCCAGGGTCACCCAGCAAGTTGTCATGATTAGTAATAGCCACCTTTGAACCCCGGTGTTGAATGGGGCCACATGAGACCATTTCCGGCAGAGTTTGGGGATCTAGGCTGCCCCAGGAGACCGACAGCTTCAGGCAGAAACAGTGGAATGCACTCCTCCTCAGGCCAAGGTCTCATGCCCATCTGGGGCAGGACCAGGCTAGCCCCCTGGGGCTCTGCACTCTGTCAAGGTCACTCCTCTGCCTGGGGGGCCAGGAGATGTGGACGTGGCTGGAGAGGTGACTTTTCGAAGGGCGTGTGGAATCAGAAGGACTCTCAGCATTGTGGCCTCAGAGCCTGGCTGAGGGCAGGCCCAGCGCCCGGATAGAGGCAGGAGCAAAGAATAATTCCAGTGGGAGCTCTGAGCATCCTGGAGGAGCTCACAGTCAGGAAGGGGTTGGCCGGAGAAACTGAAGTGACGtgtctggggaggggctggccccgtttcATTAGAGAATGGAGGAGAAGGCTGCTTGTGGCTGTGGACAGAGTGCCTGTCGAaagcacagaggcacagaggcGAGGAGAGCAGAAGACCCTATTGGGAGGGGGTCACAGGATGGAGACTGACGTACTGGGAGGAGAATGGAGTCAGGGGCAGGGGAGTGACAGAGAGTGGTGGAGAGCCAGGAAAGGGGACAGAGAGATGGGGTCAGCACCGGGTGTTATGATAAAGACCCCTCAGGACTTGGGATGGACTGGGTAGGAAgcccaggaggaggctgaggaggtggtccaggaggggaagaggatccaaagggaggagggaggactTAGGTGATAAGTAGGTGTGGCGTTGACAGCAGGAGCATCTTAGAGCCATGCTGGTGGGCAAGTGTTGGGACCTGGAGAGCCAAAAGGGACCCTGGGCTGGTGGCTGCTGCCtgctggaggggctggggaggggcaggaagggcgGGGCTTGCTCCGACCCTAGAGATCTGtcctccctccatcccagccCTGATGGAGTAcagtcctcccccacccctccgtGTCCCCACGCCTCACTGGCAAGACATTAAgaagaaacaacagcaacaacagatTTATTTGAGGCTTAGGGACTGGGTGGTGGGTAGCCGGGGCCGGGTCTCCGGAAGACGAGAGGATGGGGGGAGAGGGGTGTCCCTGGGGCTGAGCCCTCGGAAGAGCCGCGTTCAGCCCGTCAAATTTTGCCTGCGAAGGTCCCCGCCTTGATCTGCTCGGTCCAGCGCTgcacctggggagggggcgggaggaagggaggaggggtcGGCTCGGCTCAGCTGCGCCCTCCACCCTCGCCCGGCCCGGCCAGCCCGCGCCCCCTCCTGCCCACTCACCCAGCTCATGGGGCACAGCGAGTGGAACACACGGAAGTAATACTCGCAGGGCTGCGTGCTCTTCCCGCGGCGGTTCATATTCTTGACGCAGCGGTGGTAATCTGCGGGGTGGGTGGGCGGGGTCGCGCCGCAAGCCCCGCCCCTCCAAATAAGGCCCCGCCCCTCCACTGTCGGTCCCGCCCCTCCCTACAAGGCCCCACGACTCGGCCCCGCCTACTCCTTAGAAAGCCACGCCCCTCCTTATAGCCCCGCCCCTCTCGACCGTGGCCCGCTCCGCCTCCCGGCCCAACGGTCTCCGCCCCCACGGCGGATCCAGGACCCTCTCCCTCCTCAGGTGGGGCGCGCCCCTTCCGACCTCCGCTCGTCTCCCCGCTGCTCCCCTTAACCGGGCCCTCCAGGCCTCACCCAGGAAGTTCTGGTAGCAGTTGCGGGTCTGGTTCTGGTTGGGGAAGCGCGGGTCGAAGGGCGGCGTTGACCATCTCCCCTTGGGGGGCTTCTGGGAATCAATATCCCACATCCACGGAAGCGGCAACTCCTGCGGGGACGAAGGGGGCTCCGTGGGCCGAGGGGGCGCCCCTCGCTCTGACCCGCACCCAGTTCTtgacccccaccccaaacccGGCCTCGTTCCCAGCCGTCCTGCCCGCACCAGGCTGGCGTCAGCGCGGCACCGGGTCGGCAGTGGGGGCGCCTCGCCCCTCGCTTCTGGGTCTGGGGGGGTCGCAGCTCACAAAGATCGCGACCCCCGTCCGGATTGGCTGGGGCCTCCGGAACCCCAGCCAATGGGAGCGCGGCGCTGCAGGGCACGCTCTGGGTCGCGGGGCGGGGTCGGTGTGGaccacccccaccctcctgccttccccctcCTGCTCGACGCCCCTCCTCGGGGTTCGGTGCACACACGTACCCAGACGCGACTTTTGGCGAGTCTCAGACTCAGGCTTTTAATCTCTGCGAAGCTGGGcgaccccccgcccccccaatatataaatgtatagcTAGCTCTAGTCTCTACCAGAGAGGGAGCATCCCCCCCTCCCGGCTTTCTCAGGTCCTGCTTCTTACGGCGGAGGCGCACAGCACCTGGCCTgtggggcagaggaaagagcgAGAGTGGCGTCCGGGCTGCTGGACTCCAGTGCCACGTCTCAGGCGGGCCTGCGGGGTCTCAGGGGCTACCTGCCACGCTGGGCTCCTCTGACGTTTTGGCGACCGAGGTTGAGTCCCCCGCATCCCGCTGTTCAAGGCGCTGAAAACTGCGTGCTggagagagaaagccagagaggGCTTTGGGGTCCGGCAGGGAGAGAGTCGTGAGCGCTCAGGAACACAAACGTGCTGAATGAAGGAGCCGGCAAACCTGGCCTGGAATCCGGGGCCCCGCCTGCCTCCTCCAGTCCCCCTGGTGCCCCTCCTAggtttctctccctcctgcctccttatTGTCAAGCCTGGTTCTGGAGGCTTCACACCAACAACATCCAAGCGAACTCATATCTTTCCTCTTAAGCTCCTCTCTTGTGCCCACTTCCTACACCTGTTACCTCTGCatgtccctcctccccttccagcaAACTACATGGAAAGAGCTGGTTCACTCCTCTCCCATTCTCCTCTTTacatagatgtgtgtgtatgtagtggGAAAATACACATCACACAAAATTTCCCCTTGCAACCATTCAAAGCATACAAttcagcggcattaagtacattcataacGTTGTGCagccaccacctctatctagttctaGTTTTCATCATCCCCGaaggaaactccatacccattaagcagtcgctccccactcccccatgccccccaacccctggcaagcaccagtctgcttcctgtctcttcaaatttgcctattctggacatttcatacaaacgGAATCATActccatgtgtccttctgtgtctggctcctttcactgagCATCAGGTTGTCAAGGATTACAGCACAGGGACTCCCTGCCTTCTGTGCTCCTTTCAGCCTGCCCGCCTCAGGTCTTTGTCCCCAGCGCATCACGCCCGTGCTGAGACATGCAGAGGTCCAGTCTCAGTCCTGTCTTCCTTCAGGTGACTGCAGCATTTGACATGGCTGCTCCTTCGCTTGGCTGCCTTCTTCACTTGGCATTCAGGATGCCCCCGTCTCTCGCTgttctgccctctctctctctacctatGGTTCCTCTTTTTCTAAACACCGTGGACTCTTGTCTCTGTCTACACTGGTTCGCTGGTGACCTCCTCCAGTCTCACAGCTTGTGGTAACTGTCCACATGCCGATGATTCCCCAGATCACTACAGACTCACGTagctggctgcctgccctgcaTCTTCACCAGACATCTCAGAATCAAGACGTCCAAACAGAATTCCTCATCTTCCTGCCGACACCTACCCCACTCACAGCCCCCCTGACTGCTCCCGATGGCTGCTGCATCTTCCCAGGGCCTAGGACCCCAAACCTCACATCACCCTTGATGCCACACCGACATGCCCAATCCATGAGCTGATCTGTTAGTTCAGTCATCACAGTATCTCCAGAACCCCACTGCTTCTCAACACCTCCGTCAGTGCCCTCTTGTCCAAGCCACCATATCCCACCATGCCTGGCTGTTTCAATggcctcctcctcatctcccgGACTCCGTTCTCCCCTGCCCCCGCTACCTTCTCTATGCTTCAGCCAGAGACAGCCCTTTCCAACATATGTCAGTTCCAGCCGTTCTGCTCAGGACCCTCCAGCTCACTCAGCATCAAAGCCAAAGTCCTGAAAATGACCTGCAAGGTCCCACGTGCTGGCCACCACCCCTGTGACTCCTCTTACTGCATTTCCCACTCCAGGGTCCCCAGGAGGTCACTCTTGATCCAGCACATCATGCacactcctacctcagggcctttgaggtggctgttccctctgcaggGGACACATTTACCCCAGATGTCCACgtggcttcctccttctctttcaggTCTTTACATAAATGACACCAGCTCACTGAGGCCCTCCTGGACCACCGAATCCAATATTGGAGGCTTCCTACTCCCAATCCGAATCCCCCTACCCTGCTGTTTTCCCACAGAACCGTCACCTTCTAACTAACATACGATACAAATAACTTGGCTTTTATTTGTTGGTGTTCCCAATGGTCTGCCCTGCTGATATTTTCTGTGGGATCATTCTTCACCATGGGGGACCGTCTTGAGCACTGTGGGATGTTGACCCGAATCCCTGGATTATGTTCCCCAGATGCCAGGAGCATGTACCCCCCAAATTGCTCCATGCTATCTCCCTAGTGCCTAGAACGATGCCCAGCACATAGTCGACACTCACAATATAATGACTGCatgaacaaaagtgaaaaaagatgGAATGATCCTCCCTACCTCGCAGATAAGAGAGTTGACTGTACACATTAGCTGTCACCCCAAATACCTGGGCGAAGGATTGAAGGCTTCCTGTTCCTCCTTTATCTTCTCCACCTTAGTGGCCGTGTCCCTCATATTCTCAAGTTCCAAGAGCGTGGGCAACAGAATCTCTGAGAACAACGCAGTCTTGGCCACTGGGCACTGGTACGGCATCCTTGTGGGCTCTTGAGATACTCCCTTGGGCTGTTGGGACACCCTGGCTTCCATCTTTGAGATGGGGCTCAGTGAGATGGGCGACTGGGGTATGTCCTCCCACCTTGATGAGGGTAGAGGGATGGGAGCCTGGGAGACAGGGTCCAACTTCCGGCTGAAAGAGGCATGCTTGGAGCGTGGGGGCACTTTGGAGGGCCCCCTTGGGTCCTGAGGCAGGTCCTGTGCCTGCGCCTCTGCCTGCACCTCCGTCCACGGCCTCGCGCTCTGCTTTGTCCCTGGAGGCGCGCTCCTCTTTGCCCCTGGAGGTGTGCTCCCCTTTGCCCAAGGACGTGTGTTCTCCTCCACCCACAGACGCGTGCTCCTTTTTGCCCAGGGGCCCAACTGGGGTGGCTCCTTGACTGCCACCGGTGTCCCCTCTGGCAAAGACACCTGGCTGTTGCTGAGGGCCGCTGTGTCCATCGTTGACATGGCAGACACCTGGGGGGTCGGCAGCCAGGAGGGCAGACCAACAGTAGCAGCCGGTGTCAAGGGAGCCTCCTTGGAGCTGGCCATGATCATCATCTTGGCAAGGGCGAGCCCCTCCACTGGGAAAGGCCTGCTGTGCTCCTCTGGGGCTCCCTCGATGGCCACCTCCTTGGTCTTGACCCACTTCTTCTGTTGCCCCACCTCCTTAGATTTGAGGCCTGGCATGTCCAGGAAtatctcctccttcttcctgtggACCTTGTCTTCCAACTTGCCCTTGCCTTTCAAGCCATCCAGGGTGATCTCCTGGGCTTTGCTGATCAGGACCTCCTCCGACTTCTTCTTGGTGGTGGTGAAGGGCAGTTCCATGGATATCTTCTGGGTCTTCAACTCTACCACGTTTGTCTCCTGGGTGCCCACCAACACCACTGGTTCCGGCTTCCCTTCATGCTTGCCTTTTGCAAGCACATCCCTTCCATCACTTCCCATGGGCATCATACCCAAATTGGCAGGGTCCAAAGGCATCTGGTATTGGGTAGGTGGGGTCCGAGCCTTCTGCGATGGAGTAGGTTGGAACAGAGATTTCCTATTTGGGACAGCGTGGGGCACAGCCTTCGGGGGAACAGAAAGTGCAGGTGGGGCCTTCCGAGATGGAGCAGGGATGACTGGGGCCTTCTGGGGAATAGCTGATAAAGGAGGGGCCTTCCAAGATGGAGCGGGTATGGCTGGTGCCTTCTGGGGAGCAGCAGGTGCAGCTGGAGCCTTCTGGGGAGCAGCAGGTACAGCTGGTGCCTTGTGAGGAGCAGCAGGTGCAGCTGGGGCCTTCTGGGGAGCAGCAGGTGCAGCTGGGGCCTTCTGGGGAGCAGCAGGTGCAGGTGGGGCCTTCTGGGGAGCAGCAGGTGCAGCTGGGGCCTTCTGGGGAGCAGCAGGTGCAGGTGGGGCCTTCTGGGGAGCAGCAGGTGCAGCTGGGGCCTTCTGGGGAGCAGCAGGTACAACTGGAGCCTTCTGGGGAGCAGCAGGTACAACTGGAGCCTTCTGGGGAGCAGCAGGTGCAGCTGGGCCCTTCTGGGGAGCAGCAGGTGCAGCTGGGCCCTTCTGGGGAGCAGCAGGTAAAGCTGGGGCCTTGCGGGGTGGGCCAGGTAGAGTTGAGATCTTTTGGAGTGGAGCATGTACTGCCGAAACCTTCTGGGACTGGTCAAGGATGAACGGAGCCTTCCAAGATGTGGCAGGGACCGATGGTGTCTTCTGGGAGGACGGAGGCCACAGCCTCTGCATGGTGCCTGGAGGCCTGGCCTTTTCATTGTGCCTGGGGAAGGAAGAGTAGGGAGCAGAGAGGTAGAAGGCAGGAGGGTAGACGGCTGggcaaagggaggaagaggacaAGGTGCTGGATTCAGGGTCCATCAGGGCATCGATGCCCTGCTTCCACAGGACATCCAAGTGGTCATAGGAACCCAGCAGGGAAATATCAGGGCTATCCGCTGAGATACAGTGCGAAGGGGTCTCAACTAAACCTCCCAGGACCATGGCCGCATCAGAAGCAGGCGAGCAGCCCTGTAGGTggacagaggggaagggaaggaaggtcaGGGCCAGGAGAGACTCCCAGACTGGACCCAGGATCCAGCCCcgcctccctcagacccaggggtccaggcctcCAGCGCCTCCTCCCTCATCCAAGAGTTGGGCCCCCCGGTATATAGCTGCCTTGGAAGAGGACTGCGTGTGGTTGACGGAGTCGGAAATGATGCTGAAGATGGTCCGGATGGTGATGCTGGGCTTCTCTGGGTGGGGAGAAAGCAGTCTTCCCTCAGGGGAAGGGCCAGAGCTTGGGGGTCCGtacaaggaggcagagagaggggtgtGCTTACCAGAAACTTGAATTTCTGTGTGAGCTCTGTCACCACAGATAGCTGGTTGGGACCTGTAGGTGCAGTATGGTGGGAtttcagcagcatcagcaccagaGTCCCCATCTTTCTCCCGCCCTCCACTGCTGACAAGGCCCTGAGCCTACCTTTTTTCTGTGGATTTCTTTCTAGTGTCAGCATGCTCTAGCTGTGACCAGATGAGAGGCACGGAGTCACCCACAGCCTGAGACTTGAATTTGCGCTTGAGGGCCTGGCAGAGGGACAAGGGAAAGAGGGCCATCAGGAGGCACAacccccctgcccctccacccccacccagctcAGCAGGCTGCTGGCTGCTCACCTTGGCCTTCTTCTGTCTCTGAGACGTCAGCGTCTTGTAAGGAAAGGCAGGCTCGACAATCGTGACTGG encodes:
- the COX6B2 gene encoding cytochrome c oxidase subunit 6B2, encoding MWDIDSQKPPKGRWSTPPFDPRFPNQNQTRNCYQNFLDYHRCVKNMNRRGKSTQPCEYYFRVFHSLCPMSWVQRWTEQIKAGTFAGKI
- the GARIN5B gene encoding Golgi-associated RAB2 interactor protein 5B, yielding MNRLWNIRRMEPFQGPAKWVPTLGELQKTLQKGEYMPLRPLPMFESNFVQVTSRGAPAYVHHRANLLTMGVAASLPGLLLPDLLLIAQPPEGRECSNLVLTRMIPLDLVHIYIHDLSAWRLKLRLVTGRYYYLELNAPDKEVGFLFDRWIRLIHLLRGPATTWAPRPLHVPPTDLAHAAPPASTWRLQDEPYSKRLVTIVEPAFPYKTLTSQRQKKAKALKRKFKSQAVGDSVPLIWSQLEHADTRKKSTEKRSQPAICGDRAHTEIQVSEKPSITIRTIFSIISDSVNHTQSSSKGCSPASDAAMVLGGLVETPSHCISADSPDISLLGSYDHLDVLWKQGIDALMDPESSTLSSSSLCPAVYPPAFYLSAPYSSFPRHNEKARPPGTMQRLWPPSSQKTPSVPATSWKAPFILDQSQKVSAVHAPLQKISTLPGPPRKAPALPAAPQKGPAAPAAPQKGPAAPAAPQKAPVVPAAPQKAPVVPAAPQKAPAAPAAPQKAPPAPAAPQKAPAAPAAPQKAPPAPAAPQKAPAAPAAPQKAPAAPAAPHKAPAVPAAPQKAPAAPAAPQKAPAIPAPSWKAPPLSAIPQKAPVIPAPSRKAPPALSVPPKAVPHAVPNRKSLFQPTPSQKARTPPTQYQMPLDPANLGMMPMGSDGRDVLAKGKHEGKPEPVVLVGTQETNVVELKTQKISMELPFTTTKKKSEEVLISKAQEITLDGLKGKGKLEDKVHRKKEEIFLDMPGLKSKEVGQQKKWVKTKEVAIEGAPEEHSRPFPVEGLALAKMMIMASSKEAPLTPAATVGLPSWLPTPQVSAMSTMDTAALSNSQVSLPEGTPVAVKEPPQLGPWAKRSTRLWVEENTRPWAKGSTPPGAKRSAPPGTKQSARPWTEVQAEAQAQDLPQDPRGPSKVPPRSKHASFSRKLDPVSQAPIPLPSSRWEDIPQSPISLSPISKMEARVSQQPKGVSQEPTRMPYQCPVAKTALFSEILLPTLLELENMRDTATKVEKIKEEQEAFNPSPSTQFSAP